The proteins below come from a single Methanothrix thermoacetophila PT genomic window:
- a CDS encoding energy-coupling factor ABC transporter ATP-binding protein has protein sequence MNVIFDLRNVSYIYNGRLKALEDINLRISQGEQVALLGANGSGKSTLLAIIDALIYPTSGQYYAFGTHVNEEIFGTLKDNEFKRFFRSKVGFVFQNPDVQLFSSTVFDEIAFGPHQLDMPMEEVGRRVEELMEMLGISKLRNRAPHTLSGGEKKKVCIASVLATNPDVLLLDEPTAGLDPRSQLWLIELLNELASCGKTIITATHDLDIIDKISRRAIVIGENHRVVVDRGVDDVLNDIDLLLETNLIHEHMHRHGRLIHRHPHAHRDEHAHSHIHE, from the coding sequence ATGAACGTGATATTCGATCTGCGAAATGTATCATACATCTACAACGGCAGGTTGAAGGCGCTGGAGGACATAAATCTGAGAATCAGCCAGGGGGAGCAGGTCGCACTACTGGGTGCTAACGGCTCGGGGAAGTCGACGCTTCTGGCCATAATTGACGCTCTCATATATCCAACATCAGGCCAGTATTATGCATTCGGAACTCATGTGAATGAGGAGATATTTGGCACGCTTAAGGATAACGAGTTCAAGCGTTTCTTCCGGAGCAAGGTGGGATTCGTCTTCCAGAACCCCGATGTTCAGCTCTTCTCATCCACAGTCTTCGATGAGATAGCATTCGGCCCCCACCAGCTGGATATGCCGATGGAGGAAGTCGGGAGGAGGGTGGAGGAGCTGATGGAGATGCTCGGCATATCAAAACTCAGAAACAGGGCGCCTCACACGCTCAGCGGCGGCGAGAAGAAAAAGGTCTGCATAGCATCTGTGCTCGCGACAAATCCGGACGTGCTTCTGCTCGATGAGCCGACAGCCGGGCTTGATCCGCGCAGCCAGCTTTGGCTGATCGAGCTTTTGAACGAACTCGCAAGCTGCGGAAAGACGATCATCACTGCCACACACGACCTGGACATCATAGATAAAATAAGCAGGAGGGCAATCGTCATAGGTGAGAACCACAGGGTTGTCGTGGATAGAGGTGTTGATGATGTCCTGAATGATATCGATCTGCTCCTGGAGACTAATCTCATCCATGAGCACATGCACCGCCATGGCAGGCTGATCCACAGGCATCCACACGCACACAGAGACGAGCACGCTCATAGCCACATTCACGAATGA
- a CDS encoding OBG GTPase family GTP-binding protein gives MSIEEEIRALEEEILRTQKNKATEHHIGRLKAKIARLREEQEKRTASRAKKGKGVRKSGDATVTLVGPVGAGKSTLVSRLTGARTSEDPYSMEITPGILQHRGAKIQILDVPDITVSGDALSAVRDSDLVLLVTEPYGGQLDPYLNRLYQSGVRLNQNPPSVLIRKTSRGGISVTSTVDPGIDKGSIEAILREYKIHSADVLIRERLTQERFIDALEANRRYIKAIHVMNKVDILDPDELEFDGDVIPTSAVDGTGLERLKDEIFERLDLIRIFMKPQGKPPDLDEPMIMRRGANIGDLCDRIHKDFRQRFRYATVWGSSAKHNGQRAGLDHILSDGDIVTIVLEK, from the coding sequence ATGAGCATCGAGGAGGAGATCAGGGCTCTGGAGGAGGAGATCCTCAGAACGCAGAAGAACAAGGCGACTGAGCACCACATAGGTCGTCTCAAGGCGAAGATAGCCAGGCTGCGCGAGGAGCAGGAGAAACGCACAGCGTCCAGGGCGAAGAAAGGGAAAGGTGTCAGGAAGTCTGGCGACGCAACGGTCACACTTGTGGGTCCAGTGGGCGCTGGGAAGTCCACACTGGTGAGCAGGCTCACAGGAGCCAGGACCAGTGAGGACCCGTACTCCATGGAAATCACCCCCGGAATCCTGCAGCACAGAGGTGCCAAGATACAGATTCTGGACGTGCCTGACATAACGGTCTCTGGCGATGCATTATCCGCTGTAAGGGACTCTGATCTTGTGCTGCTCGTCACGGAACCGTATGGTGGACAGCTCGATCCCTACCTGAACAGGCTCTACCAGAGCGGTGTCCGCCTGAACCAAAATCCTCCTTCGGTTCTCATAAGAAAAACATCGAGAGGCGGCATAAGTGTGACGAGTACCGTCGACCCAGGAATAGATAAGGGATCGATTGAGGCCATACTCAGGGAGTACAAGATACACAGCGCAGATGTTCTGATAAGAGAGCGGCTCACACAGGAGAGGTTTATCGATGCTCTTGAGGCCAACAGGCGGTACATAAAGGCCATCCATGTGATGAACAAGGTGGACATCCTGGATCCAGATGAGCTGGAGTTCGATGGTGATGTGATACCGACCTCGGCCGTCGATGGCACAGGTCTCGAGAGATTGAAGGACGAGATATTCGAGCGGCTGGATCTAATAAGGATATTTATGAAACCCCAGGGAAAGCCGCCGGATCTAGACGAGCCCATGATAATGAGAAGGGGAGCTAACATAGGCGACCTCTGTGACAGGATCCACAAGGACTTCAGGCAGCGGTTCAGGTACGCGACCGTGTGGGGATCATCTGCAAAACACAACGGCCAGCGTGCAGGTCTCGACCACATTCTGAGCGATGGGGATATAGTGACAATTGTCCTGGAGAAGTGA
- a CDS encoding carboxymuconolactone decarboxylase family protein, which yields MCGCGDRHGEIMRSLGDKMGGYVPETLKAIYDHRPELMELIERLDRVLLEDGALDKKTKRLIALACVITRMCEDCVYPQAKVAVNYGATKDEILETLEICMITGGVPTFSIAKNGISRLFKEMEE from the coding sequence ATGTGTGGATGTGGAGACAGGCATGGCGAGATAATGCGCTCGCTTGGGGATAAGATGGGTGGATATGTTCCAGAGACGCTCAAGGCGATATACGACCACAGGCCTGAGCTCATGGAGCTCATTGAGAGGCTTGACAGGGTGCTCCTGGAGGACGGCGCCCTCGACAAAAAGACGAAGAGGCTCATCGCGCTGGCCTGTGTTATAACGAGAATGTGCGAGGACTGTGTATACCCGCAGGCGAAGGTCGCCGTTAACTACGGCGCGACAAAGGATGAGATCCTCGAGACCCTGGAGATCTGCATGATCACAGGAGGCGTCCCGACCTTCTCGATCGCCAAGAACGGCATAAGCAGGCTGTTCAAGGAGATGGAGGAGTAA
- a CDS encoding D-aminoacyl-tRNA deacylase: MSEVVIICSSSDPASSNIASRLLELAEWDEEGTLRFHRSYCMLCIEGELVGLRNLEDMLDRIGLSPRLIIFASRHISKEAVPWLGGHFTGVVREGSFELSRPAPYALKKLLMALQRHAPSTFRLSAEATHHGPVDLRTPSLFAEIGSCEQHWIDPAAGAAVARAILELESYEAHADETVLLGIGGGHYVQRQTELILSRPVAFGHMFSKYQASMLNVEAIKKAADLSGASGVYLDGKSFRSDERRRLEEIAASLDLNVMGIKEVRSL, translated from the coding sequence ATGAGCGAGGTAGTGATAATCTGCTCATCCTCTGATCCGGCCAGCTCGAACATAGCTTCGAGGCTCCTCGAGCTCGCGGAGTGGGATGAGGAGGGAACTCTCAGGTTTCACAGGAGCTACTGCATGCTGTGCATCGAGGGCGAGCTTGTGGGACTCAGAAACCTGGAAGATATGCTGGATCGCATCGGACTCTCGCCCCGGCTGATCATCTTCGCATCCAGACACATATCGAAAGAGGCGGTGCCGTGGCTCGGAGGCCACTTCACCGGTGTTGTTCGGGAGGGATCGTTCGAGCTCTCCAGGCCAGCTCCGTATGCCCTGAAAAAACTGCTCATGGCCCTGCAGCGCCACGCCCCCTCCACATTTCGCCTCTCCGCTGAGGCCACGCACCACGGTCCTGTGGATCTGCGCACACCATCCCTCTTCGCAGAGATTGGCTCATGCGAGCAGCACTGGATCGATCCGGCAGCAGGAGCTGCCGTCGCAAGGGCGATTCTCGAGCTGGAGAGCTACGAGGCGCATGCCGACGAAACGGTGCTTCTCGGAATTGGAGGAGGGCATTATGTACAGAGGCAGACGGAGCTGATACTCTCCAGACCTGTCGCGTTCGGACACATGTTCTCGAAGTATCAGGCATCAATGCTCAACGTCGAGGCGATAAAGAAAGCGGCTGATCTCTCAGGGGCATCCGGCGTCTACCTCGACGGCAAATCCTTCCGCTCGGATGAGCGCAGGAGGCTCGAGGAGATCGCGGCAAGCCTCGATCTGAATGTGATGGGCATAAAGGAAGTGAGGTCTCTGTAA
- a CDS encoding Lrp/AsnC family transcriptional regulator, producing MEIKLTSKEKLVLYGLARYPGLSDIDLASLIDVDRSTIFKSKRKFRDWQLIRLLNVPAGGALGAEILSVVFMRFSPGVGGRESISEWILSPSCVYCIATATDAFSLVYSRNLTEFKKRAESILSGYRQNGVLEDFICVHLCVELASYQYNVPAAVSKIFGLDRRDVAPAPLSLMPMDALKLSEKDRLTLYAFVKYPNLSDLELSKRTGISRPTISGKRSRFFDANILLREAHVEWERICCELMCLYHIRMRQNVSYHDAGSLLSMMGSQLFCYMQPGDVCGAILSSSFSDLKDGMDAFVNSAFERDLIDGRPYMVIMPLRSLKVLKLDYAPAVAEMLGIEKEI from the coding sequence ATGGAGATTAAATTAACATCAAAAGAGAAGCTGGTGCTCTACGGCCTGGCCAGATATCCCGGGCTCAGTGACATCGATCTCGCTTCCCTTATTGATGTAGACAGATCCACGATATTCAAGAGCAAACGCAAGTTTCGAGACTGGCAGCTCATAAGGCTTCTGAATGTTCCAGCAGGTGGGGCGCTGGGCGCCGAGATCCTCAGCGTGGTCTTCATGCGCTTCTCTCCAGGGGTCGGTGGCAGGGAATCCATTTCTGAATGGATCCTGAGCCCCAGCTGTGTCTATTGTATCGCAACAGCTACAGATGCGTTCTCCCTGGTTTACTCGAGAAACCTGACAGAGTTTAAAAAAAGAGCTGAAAGTATTCTGAGCGGATACCGACAGAACGGCGTGCTTGAGGATTTCATATGCGTGCATCTCTGTGTGGAGCTTGCGAGCTATCAGTACAATGTTCCTGCAGCAGTAAGCAAGATATTCGGGCTTGATAGAAGAGATGTTGCACCTGCCCCTCTCTCACTGATGCCTATGGATGCCCTAAAATTGTCTGAGAAGGACAGGCTCACACTTTACGCCTTCGTCAAATACCCGAACCTGTCAGACCTGGAGCTTTCAAAGAGAACGGGGATCTCGAGGCCGACAATATCCGGGAAGAGAAGCAGGTTCTTCGATGCCAACATCCTTCTCAGAGAGGCGCATGTCGAATGGGAGAGGATATGCTGTGAGCTCATGTGCTTATATCATATCCGCATGAGGCAGAATGTGAGCTACCATGATGCTGGATCTCTGCTGAGCATGATGGGGTCGCAGCTCTTCTGCTACATGCAGCCCGGAGACGTCTGCGGCGCGATTCTCTCCTCTAGCTTCTCAGATCTCAAGGACGGAATGGATGCGTTCGTTAACAGCGCATTTGAGAGGGATCTCATAGACGGCAGACCATATATGGTAATAATGCCACTGAGATCGCTGAAAGTGTTGAAGCTCGACTACGCACCTGCTGTTGCTGAGATGCTCGGGATTGAAAAGGAGATATGA
- a CDS encoding phosphoribosylformylglycinamidine synthase subunit PurS, protein MMINLRVWLKIPDAEAATVKNTLLRRMGYQGIVRDVMRERLLSIEVDEVSDPETLIKQLTRELVNENKESFAVSVNSLELSNGCVPVKVSLWIEDGEAISIRDRLVKRLGLKMVRSVQRANIWKLYIDGDDPESVARRIAEELLVNPNKDRYEIIKLN, encoded by the coding sequence ATGATGATCAATTTGAGGGTATGGCTCAAGATACCTGATGCAGAGGCTGCCACCGTGAAGAACACGCTTCTGAGGCGCATGGGTTACCAGGGCATCGTCAGGGATGTCATGCGGGAGAGGCTCCTGAGCATAGAGGTGGATGAGGTGAGCGATCCGGAGACCCTCATAAAACAGCTCACCAGAGAGCTCGTCAATGAGAACAAGGAGAGCTTCGCGGTCTCTGTGAACTCTCTGGAGCTGAGCAATGGCTGCGTCCCCGTGAAGGTGAGCCTCTGGATCGAGGATGGAGAGGCCATCTCGATAAGAGATCGCCTGGTGAAGAGACTGGGTCTGAAGATGGTTCGCTCCGTGCAGCGGGCCAACATCTGGAAGCTCTACATAGATGGGGATGATCCGGAGTCTGTGGCCAGGAGAATCGCAGAGGAGCTCCTGGTCAACCCAAACAAGGACAGATATGAGATTATCAAATTAAATTGA
- the purQ gene encoding phosphoribosylformylglycinamidine synthase I, with protein sequence MELRTEGGDEMRIAVIQFPGTNCEHETLVAVRECGMDGEIFRWNRPEQELCEFDGYVIPGGFSYQDRVRAGVIASKEPVMATLREEAANGKPIIGICNGFQILVESGILPFGDGVRLALAQNVMIRGGEIVRRGYYCAWTMLRHDAEEKRCSGSYILRRGEILSIPIAHAEGNLVASDRKVIERLIEDDQIVFRYCSPQGEIINEFPVNVNGSTENIAGISNPEGNVLGMMPHPERAFFAWQLPRKHPRIPGYGPGRKIFDSMKRYIEERRS encoded by the coding sequence ATGGAGCTCCGGACTGAGGGAGGCGATGAGATGAGGATAGCGGTCATCCAGTTCCCCGGCACGAACTGCGAGCACGAGACGCTTGTGGCTGTAAGAGAGTGTGGTATGGACGGAGAGATCTTCAGATGGAACAGGCCTGAGCAGGAGCTCTGCGAGTTCGATGGGTATGTGATTCCGGGAGGCTTCTCGTACCAGGATAGGGTGCGCGCTGGAGTGATCGCTTCCAAGGAGCCCGTCATGGCCACGCTGAGGGAGGAAGCTGCGAATGGAAAGCCGATCATAGGGATATGCAATGGCTTCCAGATACTTGTGGAGTCGGGCATCCTGCCCTTCGGGGATGGAGTTAGGCTGGCGCTTGCGCAAAACGTCATGATCCGGGGGGGAGAGATCGTGCGCCGCGGGTACTACTGCGCCTGGACGATGCTCAGGCATGACGCTGAGGAGAAGAGATGCAGCGGCTCCTACATTCTGAGGAGAGGTGAGATCCTGAGCATACCAATTGCACACGCTGAGGGGAATCTTGTTGCGTCTGATAGAAAGGTCATCGAGAGGCTCATCGAGGATGATCAGATCGTTTTCAGGTACTGCAGCCCGCAGGGGGAGATAATCAACGAGTTCCCCGTGAATGTGAACGGGTCCACGGAAAACATCGCCGGTATCTCCAACCCTGAGGGCAACGTCCTGGGTATGATGCCGCATCCTGAGAGGGCGTTCTTCGCATGGCAGCTCCCGCGAAAACATCCCCGGATTCCAGGCTACGGTCCGGGGAGGAAGATCTTCGATTCGATGAAGAGGTACATAGAGGAGAGGAGATCATGA
- the purL gene encoding phosphoribosylformylglycinamidine synthase subunit PurL, with translation MKVIGLADSELESSLRKAGIGMSASEARSIASILGRDPTLAELFCYDAMWSEHCSYKSSRAVLREFLPTEGPNVVLGPVEDAGIVSIDDEWCVVISHESHNHPSQILPNEGAATGIGGIVRDVNCMGARVVATADPLRFGDPYGRESSRVRWVAEGVVDGIWQYGNALGVPVIAGDVVFSRCFDYNCLVNVVAIGVVRRDEIIRSRAPPGSGEKGYDVILIGKPTDSSGLGGVIFASDTLREEEEEANRGAVQIPDPFLKNVLFKANEDLFRLVREKGVEIGFKDLGGGGLTCASSEMGAAGGYGMEIDLDRLHVAGEFPPEVLCIAETQERFLIIAPRELRERILKIYNEDWDLPNVYEGARASVIGRVTTHDRYIVRHRGEEVVNVPIKHLTGGIRYERVWRPRIRNLVEPDVRMPEDLNRVMLDMLASPNIASREHIYRYYDTEVQGNTVIRPGEADAGLLAPIRERDFGIALSVDSNPFYGRISPYWGGATAVAEAMRNVAAIGATPSTLTDCLNFGNPEKPEAFWEFRESVRGLADAARNLWLKGHPNQPVPIVSGNVSFYNESPEGAVDPSPVIACVGIMRDISRAITMSLKEAGDGLYLLGPRFDELGGSEYYRLIWGVTGANVPVVRFPLERSMIYTVIDAVDREILRAAHDISNGGMAITAAEMCMLSDHGISIDISDLGDMRSDKLLFSESSGFVVEVADGAEQEFVSIARSYDLNPVRLGSVSTGDIEMARDGKMLVRLDPEEAREAWSSGLREAMR, from the coding sequence TTGAAGGTAATCGGTCTTGCCGATAGCGAGCTCGAATCGAGTTTACGGAAGGCAGGAATCGGCATGTCTGCATCAGAGGCGCGTTCCATAGCGTCCATCCTGGGAAGGGATCCGACACTAGCTGAGCTCTTCTGTTACGATGCCATGTGGTCTGAGCACTGCTCGTACAAGAGCAGCAGGGCTGTGCTGAGAGAGTTCCTGCCGACTGAGGGGCCAAACGTTGTTCTCGGCCCTGTCGAAGACGCAGGGATTGTTAGCATAGATGATGAATGGTGTGTGGTGATATCCCACGAGAGCCACAACCACCCCAGCCAGATACTTCCGAATGAGGGTGCAGCGACAGGCATTGGGGGAATCGTGCGCGATGTGAACTGCATGGGCGCGAGGGTCGTCGCGACTGCAGATCCCCTCCGCTTTGGGGATCCGTACGGTCGGGAGTCGAGCAGGGTCCGCTGGGTTGCGGAGGGCGTGGTCGATGGAATCTGGCAGTACGGCAATGCTTTGGGCGTGCCGGTCATCGCTGGAGATGTCGTCTTCAGCAGATGCTTCGACTACAACTGTCTCGTAAACGTGGTTGCAATTGGTGTGGTGAGAAGAGATGAGATCATACGGTCACGCGCGCCGCCGGGCTCCGGCGAGAAGGGCTATGATGTCATCCTTATCGGAAAGCCAACCGATTCATCAGGTCTCGGTGGTGTGATCTTCGCATCAGACACGCTCAGGGAGGAAGAGGAGGAGGCGAACCGCGGCGCGGTCCAGATCCCGGATCCGTTCCTGAAGAACGTTCTGTTCAAGGCAAACGAGGATCTCTTCAGGCTTGTGCGCGAGAAGGGCGTCGAGATAGGCTTCAAGGATCTGGGTGGTGGTGGGCTCACGTGTGCATCCTCGGAGATGGGGGCAGCCGGGGGCTACGGCATGGAGATCGATCTCGACAGGCTTCACGTTGCGGGAGAGTTCCCACCCGAGGTTCTGTGCATAGCCGAGACCCAGGAGAGGTTCCTGATAATAGCTCCAAGGGAGCTCCGCGAGAGGATTCTGAAGATATACAACGAGGACTGGGACCTGCCGAACGTCTACGAGGGTGCGAGGGCGAGCGTGATAGGCAGGGTGACAACACACGACAGATACATAGTTCGTCACAGGGGCGAGGAGGTTGTGAATGTACCCATAAAGCATCTCACCGGCGGGATAAGATATGAGCGGGTCTGGCGGCCCAGGATCAGAAACCTCGTTGAGCCTGATGTGAGAATGCCCGAGGATCTCAACCGGGTGATGCTCGATATGCTCGCATCCCCGAACATCGCCTCCAGGGAGCACATCTACAGGTACTACGATACAGAGGTTCAGGGTAATACCGTGATTCGGCCTGGAGAGGCAGATGCAGGCCTCCTGGCACCGATCAGGGAAAGGGACTTCGGGATCGCGCTGTCCGTGGATTCAAACCCGTTTTATGGAAGGATCAGCCCGTACTGGGGCGGGGCCACGGCAGTAGCTGAGGCGATGCGCAATGTCGCCGCCATAGGCGCAACCCCATCGACGCTCACGGACTGCCTGAACTTCGGCAACCCGGAGAAGCCTGAGGCCTTCTGGGAGTTCAGGGAATCCGTTCGCGGCCTCGCTGATGCTGCCAGGAACCTCTGGCTCAAGGGCCATCCAAACCAGCCTGTTCCCATAGTCTCCGGAAACGTGAGCTTCTACAACGAGTCCCCTGAGGGGGCTGTGGACCCATCGCCAGTCATAGCATGTGTTGGTATAATGAGAGATATCAGCAGGGCGATCACGATGTCATTGAAGGAAGCTGGTGATGGACTATACCTCCTTGGGCCCAGGTTTGATGAGCTCGGTGGCTCCGAGTACTACCGTCTCATCTGGGGGGTCACGGGGGCGAATGTGCCGGTTGTCAGATTCCCGCTCGAGAGGTCCATGATATACACGGTCATAGATGCTGTTGATCGGGAGATATTGCGGGCAGCTCACGACATATCGAACGGCGGGATGGCGATAACCGCGGCTGAGATGTGCATGCTCTCCGATCACGGAATCTCCATCGACATATCGGATCTGGGAGATATGCGATCCGACAAGCTCCTCTTCTCCGAGTCCTCCGGATTCGTAGTGGAAGTCGCGGATGGTGCGGAGCAGGAGTTCGTCAGCATCGCCAGAAGCTACGATCTGAACCCGGTGAGGCTCGGCAGCGTCTCGACCGGCGACATCGAGATGGCGAGAGACGGGAAGATGCTCGTAAGGCTCGATCCGGAGGAGGCAAGAGAGGCATGGAGCTCCGGACTGAGGGAGGCGATGAGATGA
- a CDS encoding glycerophosphodiester phosphodiesterase family protein has product MVSLIGHRGAPALAPENTLQGIRKAHSCGADMVEMDVRLSSDGVLVLMHDETVDRTTNGSGRVEDLSIGELRGLDAGGEPVPTLKEALRLAEVLGIQPIVEMKEEGLEELLLEELVGLNAVVTSFYHRSVLELSELLREKKGAEGIKTGIIISSLPVNPVDLALDAHADAIFPKRVSPNIFKIAHKSGLKVYPWTVNTPERAAWLLRLGADGIVTDDPCAIRDVLKAPPRNTGQENCEYYPCHHFEGQDCTHCFCPLYPCKDPELGRFVRTKRGKRFWSCIDCVLVHIPEVARYLEANPDAGTEELKNFLGTTGRGCFRRADRAGKGTGS; this is encoded by the coding sequence ATGGTCTCACTGATTGGACATCGTGGTGCTCCAGCTCTGGCTCCCGAGAACACGCTGCAGGGAATAAGGAAGGCGCATTCATGCGGAGCCGATATGGTCGAGATGGACGTGCGTCTATCCTCGGATGGCGTTCTGGTCCTAATGCACGATGAGACTGTTGACAGGACAACGAACGGCTCAGGCAGAGTGGAGGATCTGAGCATCGGGGAGCTCAGAGGTCTGGATGCGGGTGGAGAGCCAGTGCCGACGCTGAAAGAGGCTCTTAGGCTCGCTGAGGTTCTCGGAATCCAGCCGATCGTCGAGATGAAGGAGGAGGGCTTGGAGGAGCTTCTACTGGAAGAGCTTGTTGGGTTGAACGCAGTTGTGACATCATTTTACCACAGAAGCGTGCTGGAACTCAGTGAGCTTCTCAGAGAGAAAAAGGGCGCGGAGGGGATAAAAACCGGCATCATCATATCATCCCTGCCCGTGAACCCTGTGGATCTGGCCCTGGATGCGCATGCGGATGCGATATTTCCAAAGAGGGTGAGCCCGAACATCTTCAAGATCGCACATAAAAGCGGTTTGAAGGTTTACCCCTGGACGGTCAACACCCCTGAGAGGGCGGCATGGCTCCTCAGGCTCGGGGCTGATGGCATTGTCACCGATGATCCATGCGCGATAAGGGATGTGCTGAAAGCACCTCCAAGAAACACAGGGCAGGAGAACTGCGAGTATTACCCGTGTCATCACTTCGAGGGGCAGGACTGCACACACTGCTTCTGCCCGCTCTACCCATGCAAGGACCCAGAGCTGGGCAGGTTTGTGAGAACGAAGAGGGGGAAGAGGTTCTGGTCATGCATAGACTGCGTTCTGGTCCACATACCCGAGGTCGCCAGGTATCTCGAGGCGAACCCGGATGCTGGAACAGAGGAGCTGAAGAACTTTCTCGGCACCACTGGAAGGGGGTGCTTCCGCAGAGCAGACCGCGCTGGGAAGGGGACCGGCTCATGA
- the pscS gene encoding O-phospho-L-seryl-tRNA:Cys-tRNA synthase, whose product MPSSITSKLDKFRCMKRSISEINLDPLQRGGILTPEARAALVEWGDGYSVCDFCEGMLDRVRNPPVEEFVHEILPRFLDVDDVRITHGAREGMYAAMHSLCDAGDYIVADGNAHYTTVLAAERAGLEISYVENSGEPEYTINPEGYREAIRDAADQGYRVSMAVLTYPDGNYGNLVDARRVAEICHEEGVPLLLNGAYSIGRMPVSARELDADIVVGSGHKSMASSGPIGVLGAKQEYADIIFRRSKSKKNKEVELLGCTVRGAGLLTMMASFPHVLERVGRWQEEVDKARWFSSELEELGIEQQGEKPHNHDLMFFKSERLYEISKSARKGRYFLYHELKDRGICGIKPGLTRQFKLSTYLIPREDLERVVSAFHEIIEMGSRVEAE is encoded by the coding sequence ATGCCATCCAGTATCACATCAAAGCTCGATAAGTTCAGGTGCATGAAGAGGAGCATCTCGGAGATAAACCTCGACCCCCTCCAGAGGGGAGGCATTCTCACTCCTGAGGCAAGGGCGGCTCTCGTCGAGTGGGGTGATGGTTATTCCGTCTGCGACTTCTGCGAGGGGATGCTCGACAGGGTGAGGAATCCCCCTGTGGAGGAGTTCGTTCACGAGATTCTTCCCCGGTTTCTGGATGTGGATGATGTGCGCATAACCCACGGGGCCAGGGAGGGTATGTACGCTGCGATGCATTCTCTATGTGATGCGGGCGATTACATCGTTGCAGATGGGAATGCGCACTACACAACCGTTCTCGCCGCAGAGCGCGCAGGCCTCGAGATCTCGTATGTGGAAAACAGCGGGGAGCCTGAGTACACCATAAACCCGGAGGGATACAGGGAGGCGATAAGGGATGCTGCAGACCAGGGATACAGGGTGAGCATGGCAGTGCTCACGTATCCCGATGGCAACTACGGGAATCTTGTGGATGCGAGAAGGGTTGCGGAGATCTGCCACGAGGAGGGTGTGCCGCTGCTCCTCAACGGGGCGTACTCCATAGGGAGAATGCCCGTGAGCGCCCGCGAGCTCGACGCTGACATAGTTGTTGGCAGCGGCCACAAGTCCATGGCATCATCAGGTCCGATAGGAGTCCTGGGCGCGAAGCAGGAGTATGCGGATATCATATTCAGACGCTCGAAGAGCAAGAAGAACAAGGAGGTCGAGCTCCTGGGGTGCACTGTTCGTGGTGCGGGGCTTCTTACCATGATGGCAAGCTTCCCGCATGTCCTGGAGCGCGTCGGAAGGTGGCAGGAGGAGGTTGATAAGGCGCGATGGTTCTCGTCAGAGTTGGAGGAGCTTGGAATCGAACAGCAGGGCGAGAAGCCTCACAACCATGATCTGATGTTCTTCAAATCTGAGAGGCTCTACGAGATCTCGAAGAGCGCCAGGAAGGGCCGCTACTTCCTTTACCACGAGCTCAAGGACCGCGGGATATGCGGTATCAAGCCCGGGCTCACAAGGCAGTTCAAGCTTAGCACGTATCTCATCCCCAGGGAGGATCTGGAGCGGGTGGTCTCAGCGTTTCATGAGATCATCGAGATGGGCTCCAGGGTGGAGGCTGAATAG
- the cfbA gene encoding sirohydrochlorin nickelochelatase has protein sequence MEDIGLLVLGHGSTLPYNKALVEELAGMIKRKHPGPVRTAYLNANDPKIPEGLMSFAGTNVRKIVAIPLFLAAGVHTLEDIPRELGIPKGKHVGVIKIDGRDVEVTCAEPLGVDECIADLAYRRARESF, from the coding sequence ATGGAGGACATAGGACTTCTTGTGCTCGGGCATGGCAGCACGTTGCCTTACAACAAGGCGCTGGTGGAGGAGCTGGCAGGGATGATAAAAAGAAAGCACCCAGGGCCGGTCAGGACCGCTTATCTCAATGCCAATGATCCGAAGATACCAGAGGGTCTCATGAGCTTTGCCGGCACCAATGTGAGGAAGATCGTGGCCATTCCGCTCTTCCTAGCAGCCGGGGTGCACACACTGGAGGACATCCCAAGGGAGCTGGGAATACCGAAGGGCAAGCACGTTGGTGTTATTAAAATAGATGGCAGGGATGTGGAGGTGACATGCGCCGAGCCGCTCGGCGTCGATGAATGCATTGCGGATCTCGCCTATCGGAGGGCCAGAGAGAGCTTCTAG